One genomic region from Gossypium hirsutum isolate 1008001.06 chromosome D13, Gossypium_hirsutum_v2.1, whole genome shotgun sequence encodes:
- the LOC107919284 gene encoding SNF2 domain-containing protein CLASSY 3: MEAYWSEVCPPSKRRNNRKEVVVQDPSPIPTKKHSGETQFLYEAPNIDIHRCKQDSRHPANISNLDYNDEEEEEYDDDDDDDDEDEDNDDSMEGSHEALPSPSEEDNDESEDLDYCGEEEEKDVFYINDSTSSGTESKPKSKGKKVGAASASSRKLHLLTVEADAILENVDSDSNKVVEVESENNSLPIKFGSWVENTVTPNNADIIDDEMESLWTEMQFCLASDGIASKPSLVEIEDAANVFEVKQDRAALCRQGDHYLVLDEEIGIKCKFCSFLQLEIKYVASPFMKHPYGKFRSQYSGIVDSSMFDGLQDVDPNIDMPGCDSSANVEGTVWEIIPNIKEKLYPHQREGFEFIWNNIAGGIYRDKSKNSSSEGGGCIISHAPGTGKSLLTIVFLQTYLKENPSCRPVIVAPCSMLLTWEAELSKWKVDIPFHNMNSPDFCGMGKTNGVALYEKLKVGVPDADRLVRPLVKLLSWKYDGGILVISYNLFTQLAGKETKRKQKCKNLHKQVSKILLDLPGLLILDEGHIPRNAATLLWKALSGIKTNRRIILSGTPFQNNFDELFNTLCLVRPTFAEGIRYSNRYKHNSRRGCKGNEAKRNFTSWIGSIRNEIGGLREVRAVIKPFVHVYKGTILQTALPGLRHTLVVLRPTELQKKILERVEEILKHVQEILERVKEAKNLFKRKREKEKKNALDFDRYVSMISIHPSLLKQLLKQLPDQKDINEVVSSIVSNEEIERIRLKPEEGVKTRFLMNLLKLSEALEERVIVFSQYLGPLRLIMEQLEYHLKWKEGEEILFMHGKCDIKQRQCSINVFNDPESKARVLLASIKACSEGINLIGGSRVVLLDMTWNPSVERQAICRAYRLGQKKVVYVYRLISSVIEGHKFNRQAGKDRVSELLFSSDEHQEQVCDIVEDKVLEEMLQHGTIKSMFEKIINEPKDSEFIEAFEDQEKVSVPS; encoded by the exons ATGGAAGCCTACTGGTCCGAGGTCTGTCCTCCAAGCAAGCGGAGGAACAACAGGAAGGAGGTGGTGGTGCAGGACCCCAGCCCCATACCTACTAAGAAACACTCCGGTGAAACCCAATTCTTGTACGAAGCACCTAACATTGACATACACCGCTGTAAACAAGATTCCAGACACCCTGCTAATATTTCCAATCTTGATTataatgatgaagaagaagaagaatatgatgatgatgatgatgatgacgacgaaGACGAAGACAATGATGATTCAATGGAGGGTTCTCATGAGGCTCTCCCCTCTCCAAGCGAAGAAGACAATGATGAATCCGAGGATTTGGATTACTGTGGGGAAGAAGAGGAGAAGGACGTCTTTTATATCAACGATTCTACATCTTCCGGTACCGAGTCTAAGCCTAAATCTAAGGGTAAAAAAGTGGGGGCGGCCTCGGCCTCCTCCAGGAAACTCCACCTTCTTACAGTAGAGGCGGATGCTATTTTGGAGAATGTAGACTCGGATTCAAATAAGGTAGTCGAAGTTGAATCTGAGAACAACTCTTTGCCTATCAAGTTCGGTTCTTGGGTTGAGAACACAGTTACTCCTAATAATGCAGATATTATTGATGATGAAATGGAGTCACTGTGGACTGAGATGCAGTTTTGTCTTGCGTCTGATGGGATTGCTTCAAAGCCTTCCTTG GTGGAAATTGAGGATGCCGCTAATGTTTTTGAGGTTAAACAGGACAGAGCAGCCCTATGTCGTCAAGGGGATCATTATCTTgtgctagatgaagaaattggaataaaatgcaaattttgCTCCTTTCTGCAACTGGAAATCAAATACGTTGCTTCACCTTTT ATGAAACATCCTTATGGAAAATTTAGGAGCCAATATTCTGGCATTGTGGACTCCTCTATGTTTGATGGTCTTCAAGATGTAGACCCTAACATTGATATGCCTGGTTGTGATTCCTCTGCCAATGTCGAAGGAACAGTATGGGAAATCATTCCAAACATAAAGGAAAAACTTTACCCCCATCAGCGTGAAGGTTTTGAATTCATTTGGAATAATATAGCAGGGGGAATATATCGTGATAAGTCTAAAAACTCGTCCAGTGAAGGTGGAGGATGCATTATATCACATGCTCCAGGGACAGGGAAGAGTCTACTGACTATTGTCTTTCTTCAGACATACTTAAAAGAGAATCCAAGTTGCAGGCCGGTGATTGTTGCTCCATGTAGTATGTTACTGACATGGGAAGCAGAGTTAAGTAAGTGGAAGGTTGATATTCCCTTTCACAATATGAACAGTCCGGATTTTTGTGGAATGGGAAAAACAAATGGAGTTGCTCTTTATGAGAAACTTAAAGTTGGTGTCCCGGATGCAGATAGACTTGTTAGGCCTTTGGTGAAACTGCTTTCCTGGAAATACGATGGAGGCATTTTGGTGATCAGTTACAACCTTTTCACTCAACTTGCTGGAAAAGAGACAAAGAGgaaacaaaaatgtaaaaatctacATAAGCAAGTCAGCAAAATCCTTCTCGACCTTCCTGGCCTTCTAATCCTTGATGAAGGACACATACCTAGAAATGCTGCTACTCTTTTGTGGAAGGCTTTGTCTGGAATTAAAACCAATCGCCGTATCATTCTTTCTGGAACTCCTTTCCAGAATAATTTTGATGAGCTCTTCAACACACTCTGCTTAGTGAGACCCACATTTGCTGAAGGAATCCGGTATTCTAATCGATACAAGCATAATAGTAGGCGTGGGTGCAAAGGAAACGAAGCAAAGCGAAACTTTACCTCTTGGATTGGTTCCATTAGAAATGAAATCGGGGGACTGAGGGAGGTTAGAGCTGTGATTAAGCCTTTTGTTCACGTGTATAAAGGCACAATTCTACAGACTGCACTTCCCGGTTTGAGGCACACTCTAGTTGTATTACGGCCCACTGAACTGCAGAAGAAAATCCTGGAGCGCGTTGAAGAAATCCTGAAGCATGTACAAGAAATCCTGGAGCGTGTTAAGGAAGCAAAGAATCTGTtcaagagaaaaagagagaaagaaaaaaagaatgcaCTTGATTTTGATCGTTATGTGTCCATGATCTCAATCCATCCCTCATTGTTGAAGCAGCTGTTGAAGCAGCTTCCAGACCAGAAGGATATTAATGAAGTTGTAAGCTCCATTGTTAGCAATGAAGAGATAGAAAGGATAAGACTGAAACCTGAGGAAGGAGTGAAAACAAGATTCCTCATGAATCTGCTTAAGCTTAGTGAAGCTCTGGAGGAAAGGGTTATAGTTTTTAGTCAATATCTTGGACCTTTACGGTTAATAATGGAGCAGCTTGAGTATCATTTAAAATGGAAGGAAGGGGAGGAGATATTGTTCATGCACGGGAAATGTGATATAAAACAGCGTCAATGCTCCATTAATGTGTTTAATGATCCAGAGAGCAAAGCAAGGGTGTTGCTTGCATCAATAAAGGCTTGCTCTGAAGGTATAAATCTTATCGGAGGTTCAAGGGTGGTGTTGCTTGATATGACGTGGAACCCATCCGTGGAAAGACAAGCTATATGCCGCGCATATAGGTTAGGCCAGAAAAAGGTTGTATACGTTTACCGACTTATCTCATCCGTGATTGAGGGGCACAAATTTAATCGACAAGCTGGCAAGGATCGGGTATCTGAGTTATTGTTCTCTTCTGATGAGCATCAGGAGCAAGTCTGTGATATTGTAGAGGATAAAGTTTTGGAAGAGATGCTGCAGCATGGAACAATCAAGTCAATGTTTGAAAAGATCATTAATGAGCCCAAAGATTCTGAGTTCATTGAAGCTTTTGAGGATCAAGAAAAGGTATCTGTCCCCTCGTAG
- the LOC121225413 gene encoding SNF1-related protein kinase regulatory subunit beta-2 — MGNVNGREDGNNSPSGIEEEETRANSALEAMAAPMGHSPPHSPTSTHSPLMFTPQVPVVPLQRPDEMHGSSPSWMQSAIGYEDGCTEKGIPTMITWGYGGKEVAVEGSWDNWKTRIPLQRCGKDFTIMKVLPSGVYQYRFIVDGQWRYAPDLPWAQDGTGNANNILDLQVNLLSLSWYGIRSFRISNYLFSLNTRAFCKYISVPVFHSSA, encoded by the exons atggggAATGTGAATGGAAGAGAAGATGGGAATAATAGCCCATCAgggattgaagaagaagaaacaagggCTAACAGTGCTCTTGAAGCTATGGCGGCACCTATGGGTCACTCACCTCCACACAGTCCCACATCAACACATTCTCCTCTCATGTTTACTCCTCAG GTTCCAGTTGTTCCTTTACAAAGACCTGATGAGATGCACGGATCAAGCCCATCGTGGATGCAGTCTGCAATTGGATACGAAGATGGCTGCACCGAGAAGGGAATTCCAACAATGATTACATGGGGCTATGGTGGCAAAGAAGTAGCCGTTGAGGGATCATGGGATAATTGGAAGACAAG AATCCCTTTGCAGAGATGTGGAAAAGACTTCACTATTATGAAAGTGTTACCATCAGGTGTTTACCAGTATAGGTTCATTGTCGATGGACAATGGAGGTATGCCCCTGACTTGCCATGGGCTCAAGACGGCACAGGCAATGCTAACAACATTTTGGACTTGCAGGTAAATTTATTGTCTTTATCTTGGTATGGTATTCGTAGTTTTAGGATTTCCAACTATTTGTTTTCATTGAATACGAGAGCTTTCTGTAAATATATATCTGTTCCTGTCTTCCATTCTTCTGCTTAG
- the LOC107920737 gene encoding TVP38/TMEM64 family membrane protein slr0305: MRTLLTLRPPSISSCYFPPPPSNSFIYSCFRPNKRFHLFKTCSSLRQSKKQRSLQKTPSNAPQSLRWFLNPKGDDDEKLKGDGDGDGNNGEMEGDTALKGTLLAGVLLVGVVGGFATVGYVYKDQINAFLNQFSTFIEGYGPAGYALFVAVYAGLEVLAIPAIPLTMSAGLLFGSIIGTILVSISGTVAASIAFLIARYFARERILKLVEGNKKFLAIDKAIGENGFRVVTLLRLSPLLPFSLGNYLYGLTSVKFVPYVLGSWLGMLPGTWAYVSAGAFGRAIIQEESDFGFGGGNGILTLGLGLLVTAIAAAYVTQLAKDAVKDIE, from the exons ATGCGCACCCTCCTTACCTTGAGACCTCCGTCCATTTCTTCTtgttattttcctcctcctccttccaATTCTTTTATCTATAGCTGCTTTAGACCCAACAAGCGTTTCCACTTATTCAAGACTTGTTCTTCTCTCAGACAATCTAAGAAGCAGCGGTCCCTTCAGAAGACTCCATCCAATGCTCCACAGAGTCTGAGATGGTTCCTCAACCCTAAAGGTGATGATGACGAGAAGCTCAAAGGGGATGGTGACGGTGATGGTAATAATGGAGAGATGGAAGGCGACACTGCACTTAAAGGTACCCTTTTGGCTGGAGTTTTACTTGTGGGTGTTGTTGGTGGATTTGCTACTGTCGGGTATGTCTACAAGGACCAGATCAATGCTTTCTTGAACCAGTTCTCCACTTTCATTGAAG GTTATGGACCTGCTGGATATGCTTTGTTTGTAGCAGTTTATGCAGGATTGGAA GTCCTTGCTATTCCTGCCATTCCATTGACTATGTCTGCTGGTCTTCTTTTTGGCTCTATCATTGGCACCATTTTAGTCTCTATCAGTGGAACT gtGGCCGCAAGTATTGCCTTTCTGATTGCTAGATATTTTGCTCGTGAGCGTATACTAAAACTGGTAGAGGGGAACAAAAAGTTCCTTGCAATTGACAAAGCAATTGGAGAAAATGGCTTCAGAGTGGTTACCCTCCTTCGATTGAGCCCTTTGCTCCCATTTTCACTGGGGAATTATCTCTATGGATTAACATCTGTGAAGTTTGTGCcatatgttttgggaag TTGGCTCGGGATGCTTCCAGGGACATGGGCTTATGTCAGTGCTGGTGCATTTGGTCGAGCAATTATt CAAGAGGAATCAGATTTTGGGTTTGGTGGAGGAAATGGTATATTGACACTTGGACTTGGACTATTGGTCACTGCTATAGCTGCAGCTTATGTAACGCAGCTTGCAAAG GATGCTGTAAAAGATATTGAGTAA